Below is a window of Rhodanobacteraceae bacterium DNA.
CGGCTTTCGCGTCGGCGAGGGCGCCGCGGTCGCCGGTGACTTCGGACAGCGTGGCCAGCGCCTCGATCATCGCGCCGGTCTCGCGGGCATAGACTTGTGGCGCGACCCGCGGCACGCCGATCGCGCGGCGGCCGGCGTCATCCAGGGCAAAGTATTCGGCGCTGTGCTCGCCGGGGCGCACATCGGCGTCCTGGCTGGCGCGGTAGCCGCCCTCTGGCGCACGCAGGAAGGCGTTGGCATAGGCGCGCACCTGCTGCGCGGCGGCGCAGAAGCGCGGCCGGCCCAGCGCCGCGCAGCCGAGCGCGTAGAGCCGCAGGTACTCGCCCTGCAGCGTGGTCAGCTTCTCGTAATGCGGGTGGCGCCAGTCGCCCTGGGTGGAGTACTGGTAGAAGCCGCCCCAGACTGGATCGAGCAGGGCCAGTGCGGCGTCCAGCGTCTGCTCGGCGCGGGCGCGTTCGCGCGTATCGCCCTGCTGCGCCAGCGTCAGCGCCCACTCGACGCTGTCGCGCTCGACGAATTTGAGCCGGTGGTCGAGGCCGCCGAGGCGCTCGTCGTAGCTGCTGGCGTGGCGGCGCTGCAACTCGGCGCGCAGCGATTCGGGCAGCGCGCCGGTGGGGGGCGGCGGGGCGTCCTCGTCGCGGTGGTCGCCGCGCTCGGGCGTGGGGTCGTCCACGATGGCCTGCAGCAGCCGCGCAAAGTTCTCGGGCGCGATGTAGCCGCGGCGCTTGACGATCTCGCTGCCGTCCGCGGCGAACACGATGGTCGCCGGCCAGCCGTAATCGCGGTAGCGGTTGGCCAGGTCCGGGCGACTGTCCTGGTCGATCCGCAGGGTCACGTAGTGCGCGTCCAGCAGCGCGCGCACCGCCGGGTTCGCGTAGCTCTGCTGGTCCATCACATGGCACCAGTGGCACCACACCGCCTCCAGGTACAGCAGCACGAAGCGCTGCTGCGCGCGGGCCTGGGCGAAGGCGGCGCGGTCGTCGTGCAACCAGGGGATGCCGGCGCTGTCCGCGGCGGGCGCGCGCAGCGGTGCAAGGATCAGGAGCAGCAGGAGCAGCAAGAGCAGGAGGGAGCGCATGCGGATGGGAACGGTCGGGCGCGGGCGGCGGTGCCAGACTGAATACGTCTCGGGCGACGCATTGGATGCAGTTCACAGGCGGCGCGTAGTGCCCGGGAACGGCCCGGGTCCTGCAATTGACGCAGGGTCATGCCGCGGGAGAAAGTGGCAGCAGAGGGACTGATCCCTGTGCGTCAGCCGCATGCTCGGCAAGGACATGGTCATGAAGATCTGCTTGTGGGCTGCCTGCGGGCTCGCTGCCCTGACCCTGGGAGGCTGTGCCACCACCAGCAGCATCCGCATGCGCGATGTCGTGGGGATCTGGTACGGCAGCGGCATCCAACCGCAGAACGGTCCGGATCCAATCCACTGGGTGGTCGAGCGGCGGGCGGATGGCAGCTTCCTGTTCAAGAGCTTCTATGAACGCGAATGCCAGATCGTCCCCGCAACCATCGAGACCGGGCGCTGGTCGATGAGCAACGGGATCTACACGATGATCACGGAGACCGTCGACGGCCGCGCCGTGGACACCGCCGACGGCTACTTCCAGGATGTTTACCTGATCGAAGCCGTCAGCCACGAGGTGGTCACGGTGAAATCGCTGACCCACGGCACGCGGTTCGTCGCCACCCGTGTGGGCCCGGATCATCTGCCGGTGCCAGGCTGCGGGGCCTGATCCAGCCCGGCTGGGGGGTGTTCGCGACGGACCGAGTTGCCGACCGCCTAGTCCGCTGCGGCAGCGTCCGCCAACTTCGGCAGTACCCGCAGCGCCGGAACTACCAGCAGATCGCCTCCTTGCCGCGCGATGAGCAACTCGTCGCCGTGGCGATCGACCACGCGGCCTCGATAGCGCTCGCCGCCCAGCGCCGTGATCACGTCGACGTACTCATCGGCGGCGATTTCTGACTCGGTGACTGGCGGCGGCGCCAGGGCGAGCGCGCAGGCGCGGCGCACGGCGGCTTCGATCGTCTGCGCCATCAGCGCGCCGTCGTTGGCGGCCCAGGCGTCCTGCGCATGCGCGCCGAGGTGCACGCTGGCGGGGGCGCTGAGCACGCTGACGGTCTGCTTGGAGATCCGCCGGAAGGCACGGTTGCGGCGCTCCAGAAGTTCCACGTTGAGGCTGATCCGGAGTTGCCTGAAGTCCGGCGTG
It encodes the following:
- a CDS encoding thioredoxin domain-containing protein, coding for MRSLLLLLLLLLLILAPLRAPAADSAGIPWLHDDRAAFAQARAQQRFVLLYLEAVWCHWCHVMDQQSYANPAVRALLDAHYVTLRIDQDSRPDLANRYRDYGWPATIVFAADGSEIVKRRGYIAPENFARLLQAIVDDPTPERGDHRDEDAPPPPTGALPESLRAELQRRHASSYDERLGGLDHRLKFVERDSVEWALTLAQQGDTRERARAEQTLDAALALLDPVWGGFYQYSTQGDWRHPHYEKLTTLQGEYLRLYALGCAALGRPRFCAAAQQVRAYANAFLRAPEGGYRASQDADVRPGEHSAEYFALDDAGRRAIGVPRVAPQVYARETGAMIEALATLSEVTGDRGALADAKAAADWALRERCNPDASYRHDARDPGGPYLGDSLRMARALLALYRADGERRWLVESLATTRRIDALFRTPAGFASAVQGDAPIAPLPTIEEQISLARHANLLAHYTGDASLRGIAEHALAWLAQEDVALSAFTEAGILQAEHELARAPLHLTVVGPKDDPLAQALYRAVLAQAGAYKRVDWWDKREGPLSNPDVSYPTLKRAAAFVCNERQCSVPIHTPAGVAEYLKAE